A single region of the Leptospiraceae bacterium genome encodes:
- a CDS encoding DUF2191 domain-containing protein, with the protein MNLHQESYCHIYGYSNITTHMKTTIDITDSLLLDAKNTASNENITLREIIEASLRKYLSEKKAISNFELKKKSFHGLGLQAGASLDWNVLADQIYS; encoded by the coding sequence ATGAATCTACACCAAGAAAGTTATTGCCATATATATGGGTATTCCAATATAACAACCCATATGAAGACAACCATTGATATAACTGATAGTCTATTATTGGATGCAAAGAACACGGCAAGCAATGAGAATATCACTCTGCGGGAAATCATTGAGGCGTCCCTTCGTAAATACCTATCCGAGAAGAAGGCAATCTCTAACTTTGAACTCAAGAAAAAATCCTTCCATGGTTTAGGTCTACAAGCAGGAGCTAGCCTTGACTGGAATGTCCTTGCAGACCAGATTTACAGTTAA
- a CDS encoding PIN domain-containing protein: MIAIDTNILIYAHREDSPFHAKAHSLVKEMAESKASWAIPYPCLHEFYAIATHPKIFNPPTPTELAIEQMEAWLESPTLHLLGESPGYFEILKQKLLLGKLQGAKVHDARIAAICIQSGVSLLYSSDRDFNKISGLKIQNPLTQ; this comes from the coding sequence ATGATCGCAATAGATACGAACATTCTGATCTATGCACATCGGGAGGATAGCCCTTTTCATGCCAAAGCCCATTCTCTAGTCAAAGAAATGGCAGAATCAAAGGCTTCCTGGGCAATTCCTTATCCCTGCTTACACGAATTCTATGCGATTGCAACCCATCCTAAGATATTCAACCCACCCACTCCAACAGAATTAGCTATTGAGCAAATGGAAGCTTGGCTAGAAAGTCCTACTTTGCATTTGCTTGGCGAATCTCCTGGCTATTTCGAAATTTTAAAACAAAAATTGCTTCTTGGAAAACTGCAAGGAGCCAAAGTTCACGATGCTAGAATCGCAGCTATATGCATTCAAAGCGGAGTGAGCCTACTCTATTCTTCCGACCGTGACTTCAATAAAATCTCAGGACTTAAAATTCAAAACCCACTGACTCAATGA
- a CDS encoding TraR/DksA family transcriptional regulator: MGSKASQSKQSSSKGFDELKEALLEKKNDLLIKLNTWEDKSSPSGLKEVGDIADIASEINEEALSSVLTENEIDLLNQIEVALEKIENGTYGICEGTKKKIPLARLKAIPWTPYTVEYAEIASKNKSKNSSRSMDTGSYPAQAMDTELLD, translated from the coding sequence ATGGGATCTAAAGCATCACAATCCAAACAGTCTTCTAGTAAAGGCTTCGATGAATTAAAAGAAGCCTTGCTTGAAAAGAAAAATGATTTATTAATCAAGCTAAACACTTGGGAAGATAAAAGCTCGCCTTCAGGTCTTAAAGAAGTTGGTGATATTGCTGATATTGCTTCTGAAATCAATGAAGAGGCTTTAAGTTCTGTTCTTACAGAAAATGAAATTGACCTTTTAAACCAAATTGAAGTAGCCCTAGAAAAGATTGAAAATGGAACCTATGGAATTTGCGAAGGAACGAAAAAGAAGATTCCTTTAGCTAGACTAAAAGCGATCCCATGGACTCCTTATACGGTTGAGTATGCAGAGATAGCTTCCAAAAACAAATCCAAGAATTCGTCTAGATCTATGGATACAGGCTCTTATCCTGCGCAAGCAATGGATACAGAACTTTTAGATTAA
- a CDS encoding DUF1574 domain-containing protein, with product MRNKKFLLYPLALFFILFAFDKVFLLDKVRSYVKSDFTYIYYETREDLFEMLKKRKSDKKLMIILGSSRLLYFDSKDLEQFYPNWDIYNFSSAVTTPAYYYYYLEKILDAGINPDFVLLESDPNQFNSNTPIFRNSNLTYSFDLPFVLKYANVFGKDYVSFYLGKYLFASSKNKPHLDTAFKRLTDPKYEIIAKEGHKIKDILLESKGSSKSLVENYVERDFGILQATSQRTIDWLFSSYKDSEMQYAFYEKILQRLSDAKIKTVIVWPQSSLPMQDLMRKSEKVGKKVDAWYKKVNSISAKYGFNVRDMDNTEDYYCNSFVDGGHIAKDCYHPFMRYAMSEYFKLK from the coding sequence ATGAGAAATAAAAAGTTTTTACTTTATCCACTCGCTCTCTTCTTTATCTTATTTGCATTCGATAAAGTATTCCTTCTAGATAAAGTCCGCTCTTATGTAAAATCGGATTTTACTTATATCTACTACGAGACAAGAGAAGACTTGTTTGAGATGTTAAAGAAAAGAAAGTCAGACAAGAAACTCATGATTATCCTCGGCTCGTCGAGGCTATTATACTTTGATTCAAAAGACTTAGAACAATTTTATCCAAACTGGGATATATACAATTTCTCCTCTGCTGTTACCACGCCTGCGTATTATTACTATTATCTGGAAAAAATTCTAGATGCAGGAATCAATCCTGATTTCGTCCTTTTAGAATCAGATCCAAATCAATTTAACTCGAATACTCCGATATTTAGAAATTCAAATCTCACCTATAGTTTTGATTTACCATTTGTTTTAAAGTATGCAAATGTATTTGGAAAAGACTATGTAAGCTTTTATTTAGGCAAATACTTATTTGCCTCAAGTAAGAACAAACCACACCTAGATACTGCCTTTAAAAGACTAACTGATCCTAAATATGAAATCATCGCCAAAGAAGGTCATAAAATCAAAGACATACTTTTAGAGAGTAAGGGAAGCTCTAAGTCTCTGGTAGAAAATTATGTAGAGCGTGACTTTGGAATTTTACAAGCAACCAGTCAACGCACAATTGATTGGCTTTTTTCATCTTACAAAGATTCAGAAATGCAATATGCTTTTTACGAAAAGATATTACAGCGATTATCCGACGCAAAAATAAAAACAGTCATCGTCTGGCCTCAAAGCTCTCTACCCATGCAAGACCTAATGCGTAAATCCGAAAAGGTAGGTAAGAAAGTAGATGCCTGGTATAAAAAGGTAAATAGCATTAGCGCAAAATACGGATTTAACGTTCGAGACATGGACAATACAGAGGATTATTACTGTAATTCGTTCGTAGACGGCGGTCATATCGCCAAAGATTGTTATCATCCCTTCATGCGTTATGCGATGAGTGAGTATTTTAAGTTGAAGTGA
- a CDS encoding HAMP domain-containing protein, whose protein sequence is MKSLKSKVIIGLLGIQIIIFAALGYTIFNIMQKELVNKLRAYMLSLAQACAGSIDPIKHSSFTSLEARKDPDYWRYFKYLNTIYTREEYISYIFTLNYDKEKDSFFYAVDGATAESDKIWMESSLVGFSVYSNQLGQLTVRYDSIEQTNDFTIQTNKGQIQIGIINKGRLKKILINGMEVIKVIAEDPLIVLSAGKEVHPLNRKLKIQMPLFESNEIFTLTFTGKGEPESDPGAEYIISEPEKEKNRFILKSGKDHVDDDAKSTSYGNDITATAIIKDALGNPMGMVIIYMESKTFKESKDAFLATASIVFIFTFFGTSLIGFLFANYISNPISSLNRGVKELSEGNLHTQVILPREDEFGDLAKRFNQMVNKIRIEKENSDRLNIELATTVEAYSRFVPMEFLSELGHDSIINVKLGDQLEKEMTILFSDIRSFTSLSETMTPEENFQFINGYLGRVSPIIRKHGGFIDKYIGDAVMALFPNKPQDAILASLEMQKEVFIYNSHRLTSGYTPIQIGIGLHTGSVILGTVGEEKRMEGTVISDVVNTASRLESLTKTFGASILISDEIYTSLYSIGQYQFRFLGRIRVKGKRASISIYELLDAAPTDTIAQKIQTREDFQYALELYWKQSFFEASEIFSEILFKNKKDKAVEYYLKQIQRYIKIGAPDNWDGVEEMDAK, encoded by the coding sequence ATGAAAAGCTTAAAATCAAAAGTTATAATCGGTCTCTTAGGAATACAAATCATTATCTTTGCAGCACTGGGCTATACAATTTTCAATATCATGCAAAAAGAACTAGTAAATAAGTTACGAGCCTACATGCTTTCCCTCGCTCAAGCTTGTGCTGGTTCAATCGACCCAATTAAGCATTCTTCTTTTACCAGTCTAGAAGCACGAAAAGATCCTGACTACTGGCGTTACTTTAAATACCTGAACACAATCTATACACGAGAAGAATACATCAGTTATATTTTTACTTTAAATTACGACAAAGAGAAAGACAGTTTTTTCTATGCAGTAGATGGAGCAACAGCTGAGTCAGATAAGATTTGGATGGAGTCTAGTCTTGTTGGATTCTCTGTGTATAGCAATCAATTGGGGCAACTCACTGTTAGATACGATTCTATTGAGCAAACAAATGATTTCACAATCCAAACAAACAAAGGACAAATCCAGATCGGAATCATCAATAAGGGCAGACTAAAAAAAATCCTTATCAATGGAATGGAAGTCATCAAAGTGATTGCAGAAGACCCACTAATCGTTCTATCTGCGGGAAAAGAAGTTCATCCACTCAATAGAAAATTAAAGATTCAAATGCCGCTGTTTGAATCAAACGAAATTTTTACATTGACATTTACAGGCAAAGGGGAACCCGAATCAGACCCTGGAGCAGAATACATTATTTCCGAGCCAGAAAAAGAAAAGAATAGGTTTATACTAAAGAGTGGCAAAGATCATGTAGACGACGATGCGAAGTCAACTTCGTATGGAAATGATATTACCGCAACAGCAATCATTAAAGATGCTCTTGGGAATCCTATGGGCATGGTAATTATTTATATGGAATCTAAAACCTTTAAAGAATCCAAGGATGCTTTCCTGGCTACAGCGTCTATCGTTTTCATTTTTACATTCTTCGGCACAAGCCTTATAGGTTTTCTTTTCGCAAATTACATTTCCAATCCAATCTCTAGCCTTAACCGAGGAGTAAAAGAATTAAGCGAAGGAAATTTACATACACAAGTGATTCTTCCAAGAGAGGACGAGTTTGGGGACTTAGCAAAAAGATTCAATCAAATGGTAAACAAGATTCGAATTGAAAAAGAAAACTCAGATCGTTTGAATATTGAACTTGCTACTACTGTGGAGGCTTACAGTCGTTTTGTGCCAATGGAATTCTTGAGCGAACTCGGTCATGATAGCATTATCAATGTAAAATTGGGTGACCAATTAGAAAAAGAAATGACTATCCTTTTTTCAGATATTCGTAGTTTTACATCCCTATCAGAAACAATGACTCCGGAAGAAAATTTTCAATTTATAAATGGATACCTTGGTAGAGTAAGTCCCATTATCCGCAAACACGGAGGATTTATTGATAAATACATTGGGGACGCAGTCATGGCACTGTTTCCCAACAAGCCCCAGGATGCGATTCTCGCTTCTTTAGAAATGCAAAAAGAAGTTTTTATTTACAACTCTCATAGGCTAACAAGTGGTTATACCCCAATTCAAATCGGCATAGGACTTCATACTGGCTCAGTGATACTCGGCACAGTAGGAGAAGAAAAGCGTATGGAAGGAACTGTTATTTCGGATGTAGTGAATACCGCATCTAGACTAGAAAGCCTTACAAAAACATTCGGGGCTTCTATCTTAATTTCGGATGAAATATATACTTCATTATATTCTATAGGTCAATATCAATTCCGCTTTCTAGGACGAATTAGAGTAAAAGGGAAAAGAGCGTCTATTAGCATTTACGAGCTATTAGACGCAGCACCAACAGACACCATCGCTCAAAAGATTCAAACAAGAGAAGACTTTCAGTATGCTTTAGAATTGTATTGGAAGCAAAGCTTTTTTGAAGCATCCGAAATTTTCTCGGAAATTCTATTTAAAAATAAAAAAGACAAAGCAGTTGAATACTACTTAAAGCAAATTCAAAGATATATTAAAATTGGCGCTCCCGATAACTGGGACGGTGTAGAAGAAATGGACGCAAAATGA
- a CDS encoding Uma2 family endonuclease, with translation MQALSFTIPDYPIMDDDRLYKFCVYNHEIKIERSSEGEIIVMSPTGGESGRKNLNVAYYIKDYQKKNKTGVAFDSSSGFILPNKAMRSPDAAWISNERWESLTPEQKRKFPPLCPDFVIELLSESDSLWQTQKKMDEWMANGCKLAWLIDPFQRKVFVYKASQKMRIHEDFETSIDGEDVLPGFELPLNELDE, from the coding sequence ATGCAAGCGCTCTCTTTTACAATTCCCGATTACCCGATTATGGACGATGATCGTTTGTATAAATTCTGTGTCTATAATCACGAAATAAAAATTGAAAGATCCTCAGAAGGAGAAATCATCGTAATGTCACCCACTGGCGGAGAAAGTGGCAGAAAAAATCTAAACGTTGCCTATTATATTAAGGATTATCAAAAAAAAAATAAAACTGGTGTAGCGTTCGATTCTTCTTCCGGTTTTATATTACCAAACAAAGCAATGCGATCTCCCGATGCTGCTTGGATTTCTAACGAAAGATGGGAAAGCCTTACTCCAGAGCAAAAAAGAAAGTTCCCTCCTCTCTGTCCTGATTTTGTAATCGAGTTACTTTCTGAATCGGATAGTCTCTGGCAAACACAAAAGAAAATGGACGAATGGATGGCTAACGGCTGTAAGCTGGCATGGCTCATTGATCCGTTTCAACGAAAAGTTTTTGTATACAAAGCATCTCAAAAAATGCGAATCCACGAAGACTTTGAAACTAGTATCGACGGGGAAGATGTTCTTCCTGGATTTGAACTACCGCTAAATGAGTTGGATGAGTGA
- the rpmG gene encoding 50S ribosomal protein L33, translating to MREIIKLACTGCEVPGKSAYFQTKNKKLKSDKLVTKKFCKFCRKHADHKESKA from the coding sequence ATGAGAGAAATTATTAAATTAGCGTGTACTGGTTGCGAAGTTCCTGGAAAATCGGCTTATTTTCAAACAAAAAATAAGAAATTAAAATCTGATAAATTAGTTACTAAAAAGTTTTGCAAGTTTTGCAGAAAACATGCAGACCATAAAGAATCTAAAGCATAA
- a CDS encoding AAA family ATPase, translated as MLKKLTKPDVSVDLKDSDFAKLDLKDKEFHPEYFIFQTDALKQIRQALDNPQFYQHFIIAGDEGAGKRSSTTSLLKKEYSTKNKFPKFYYFRKSNSIVEDPEYKEGLTPLFDPDAETTPIIYDPTPNTMSLVGIPTEKKYHPGNLIKATGGFLILPIARLVQEPVVYDLLKSCLLTEKIDFINLPELNFFQSLDRTLPQFPINVRVILIGEEHMYEQLLKRDSNLHEVFKMKIDLEYEAELNKKNISRFSGLIDTLSLKDYPVPSLSAKKRLLEEALKLNESKSKFSLNVTDIKTIYEEAMVLSKSKKDVKGSTITDIDIDTAILNIEKRDSLPKKKYYEDLKNGMYNMTVSGKRLGRINGLSIFTPYSTHQEYGQVSVISSRALMGSGNFINIEREVNLSGDVHDKGVFILQSYLKGLFANFSAFAVDISILFEQSHSIVDGDSATVAELIATLSALSGYEIPSNVAITGSMSQYGETMPVGAINQKVEAWFAISKLLGSPKDVFYVYIPTANAKDLVLSAEVMKAIQDNKFNIVSFSHVTDVVPEILKMPMGKTEKDGKYTPDSILRRIEDRLEKKKEVEKDS; from the coding sequence ATGTTAAAAAAATTGACAAAGCCCGATGTATCTGTAGATTTAAAAGACAGTGATTTTGCAAAACTAGATTTAAAGGATAAGGAATTTCATCCAGAGTATTTCATTTTTCAAACAGATGCTCTAAAGCAGATTCGACAGGCATTGGACAATCCTCAATTCTATCAGCATTTCATCATAGCAGGAGATGAAGGTGCAGGAAAGAGAAGTAGCACTACTTCCTTACTCAAGAAAGAGTATTCCACAAAGAATAAATTTCCTAAGTTCTATTATTTTAGAAAAAGTAACTCGATTGTAGAAGACCCCGAATACAAAGAGGGTTTGACTCCACTCTTTGATCCAGATGCAGAGACAACTCCAATCATTTATGATCCTACTCCGAATACGATGAGCCTTGTAGGAATTCCGACTGAAAAGAAATATCATCCTGGCAATCTCATCAAAGCTACCGGCGGTTTTTTGATATTGCCGATTGCAAGACTTGTGCAAGAGCCAGTTGTGTATGACTTACTCAAATCTTGTCTCTTAACAGAAAAAATTGACTTTATCAATTTACCAGAATTAAACTTCTTTCAATCTTTAGATAGAACACTTCCTCAATTTCCAATTAATGTAAGAGTTATATTGATTGGAGAAGAGCATATGTATGAGCAATTATTAAAGAGAGATAGTAATCTTCACGAAGTATTCAAAATGAAAATTGATCTTGAGTATGAGGCAGAGCTGAACAAGAAAAATATTTCTCGTTTCTCGGGATTAATTGATACGCTAAGCTTGAAAGACTATCCCGTTCCATCTTTGTCGGCTAAGAAGCGTTTACTCGAAGAAGCACTTAAACTAAATGAAAGCAAGTCTAAGTTCTCTCTCAACGTAACAGACATTAAAACCATCTATGAAGAAGCAATGGTTCTTTCTAAATCTAAAAAAGATGTAAAAGGATCTACAATCACTGACATAGATATTGATACGGCGATTTTGAATATTGAAAAAAGAGATTCACTTCCTAAAAAGAAATACTATGAAGATTTAAAGAATGGTATGTATAATATGACTGTATCGGGAAAGCGATTGGGTCGAATCAATGGACTTTCCATCTTTACACCTTACTCTACGCACCAAGAATATGGGCAAGTCAGTGTTATCTCCTCGCGTGCACTCATGGGTAGTGGAAACTTTATTAACATTGAAAGAGAAGTAAATCTTTCAGGCGATGTTCATGATAAAGGAGTATTTATCTTGCAATCCTATTTAAAAGGATTGTTTGCGAACTTCAGTGCCTTTGCCGTTGATATTTCTATTTTATTTGAGCAAAGCCATTCTATCGTGGACGGTGACTCTGCAACTGTAGCAGAACTAATTGCGACGTTATCCGCTTTATCTGGTTACGAAATCCCAAGCAATGTTGCAATAACAGGGTCAATGTCTCAATATGGAGAGACAATGCCCGTTGGTGCGATCAATCAAAAAGTAGAAGCCTGGTTTGCCATCTCAAAATTATTAGGTAGTCCGAAAGACGTTTTCTATGTATACATTCCGACTGCTAACGCCAAAGACCTAGTTTTATCTGCCGAAGTTATGAAAGCGATTCAAGACAATAAGTTCAATATTGTTTCTTTTTCTCATGTAACAGATGTAGTTCCTGAAATATTAAAAATGCCAATGGGCAAAACGGAAAAGGATGGAAAGTATACTCCTGATAGCATTCTTCGTAGAATTGAAGATCGACTAGAAAAGAAAAAAGAAGTTGAAAAAGACTCATAA
- a CDS encoding DUF1574 family protein — translation MNSFISYSKKVPAFTITALLIVMIEVGLYFIPNLHYLEGGGSFFTYYKKQIAEDKKQSFDILLLGDSRSLSIHGVKEKEGEFTMYNFSLPAAGPRYFKFFLKKYLENHANPKLVIWAADPEQFNQSKAKTFDTDKNLWNQYKHRLLNLFTFPESFEQYKGGELLFIAKEYLPLMMYSFKYRQGFGDLLNGLKMETFTSRETYHTRQNRMIETITSSHNGQINLGDYFIADENEVAKSYVKYIESLNKVKQYDLDPLADFLNFCKEKQIKVLVLNIPRVEGLNQTQYFQSVTPAIKDKTALFPNAKYLEYPEMDYPLSAFSESIHYNGTGEKRLNSDFKEYIYPEIISYIKNSDKKELNEK, via the coding sequence ATGATTGAAGTAGGTTTGTATTTTATTCCTAACCTGCATTACTTAGAAGGAGGAGGGTCTTTCTTTACTTATTATAAAAAGCAAATCGCGGAAGATAAAAAGCAAAGTTTTGACATATTGCTATTAGGCGACAGTCGCTCTCTTTCGATTCACGGAGTAAAAGAAAAAGAAGGCGAGTTTACCATGTATAATTTTAGTTTGCCTGCTGCGGGTCCCCGTTACTTTAAATTCTTTTTGAAGAAATACTTAGAGAATCATGCAAATCCAAAATTAGTAATCTGGGCGGCTGATCCCGAACAGTTCAATCAATCGAAAGCAAAGACATTTGATACAGATAAGAATCTATGGAATCAATATAAGCATCGTCTTTTAAATCTATTTACATTTCCAGAAAGCTTCGAACAATACAAAGGGGGCGAATTGCTGTTTATCGCAAAAGAGTATTTGCCGCTCATGATGTATTCTTTTAAATACAGACAGGGCTTTGGGGATTTACTAAATGGATTAAAGATGGAAACCTTTACATCGAGAGAAACCTATCATACCAGACAAAATCGTATGATTGAAACTATCACATCGAGTCATAATGGACAAATTAACTTAGGTGATTATTTTATCGCAGATGAAAATGAAGTAGCAAAAAGCTATGTGAAATACATTGAGAGCTTGAATAAAGTAAAACAATACGACCTAGATCCCTTAGCTGATTTTCTCAACTTTTGCAAAGAAAAACAAATCAAAGTATTAGTGTTAAATATTCCGCGCGTAGAAGGCTTAAATCAAACTCAGTATTTTCAATCTGTAACTCCTGCCATTAAAGATAAAACAGCATTATTCCCCAATGCAAAGTATTTAGAATATCCAGAAATGGATTATCCATTATCCGCTTTTTCTGAGTCGATTCATTACAATGGCACCGGCGAGAAAAGGCTCAATTCTGATTTTAAAGAATACATTTATCCGGAGATTATCTCTTACATTAAAAACTCCGACAAGAAGGAACTCAATGAGAAATAA
- a CDS encoding SUMF1/EgtB/PvdO family nonheme iron enzyme, whose amino-acid sequence MKKILFFALLLLLVHCQRVENQAIPECTKAYPNMKCIPAGNFIRGSNVYEKDEKPEQIIYVSEFYMDTYEVTNEDFNKCIDAGKCKECLKNKTCNYIGPRYGKPYMGPKQPIAGVSWYTAKEYCEYMGKRLPTEAEWEKAARGVNGDIYSWGNEPADCTRAVIEENGKKGCGKDKDLPTSDVGTRASGKYGLYDMAGNSWEWVNDFYTKSFEVCGEDCSKKDPKGPCDGKETCPGFERRVLKGGSWWWDKNYARGSKRRHHDPKNYPEYHHFGFRCAKD is encoded by the coding sequence ATGAAAAAAATTCTGTTTTTCGCCCTACTACTCCTTCTTGTCCATTGCCAACGTGTAGAAAACCAAGCCATTCCAGAATGCACAAAGGCATATCCAAACATGAAATGCATCCCTGCCGGAAATTTTATTCGAGGGAGCAATGTCTATGAGAAAGATGAAAAACCAGAACAGATCATTTACGTTTCTGAGTTTTACATGGATACCTATGAAGTCACAAACGAGGACTTCAATAAATGCATAGACGCTGGCAAATGCAAAGAATGCTTAAAGAATAAAACTTGTAACTACATAGGTCCCCGTTATGGCAAGCCATACATGGGTCCGAAGCAACCAATCGCGGGCGTTAGCTGGTATACCGCCAAAGAATATTGTGAGTATATGGGGAAGCGATTGCCTACAGAAGCGGAATGGGAGAAAGCAGCTCGCGGAGTGAACGGAGATATCTACTCTTGGGGAAATGAGCCTGCCGATTGCACTCGTGCTGTCATAGAAGAAAATGGGAAAAAAGGCTGTGGAAAAGACAAAGACCTTCCTACTTCGGATGTAGGAACAAGAGCGAGCGGTAAATACGGATTATACGATATGGCTGGAAATTCTTGGGAATGGGTAAATGACTTTTACACAAAGTCTTTTGAAGTATGCGGTGAAGATTGCTCCAAAAAAGATCCGAAAGGTCCTTGCGACGGAAAAGAAACTTGTCCGGGCTTTGAACGAAGAGTATTAAAGGGAGGTTCTTGGTGGTGGGATAAAAACTACGCTCGTGGCTCTAAGAGAAGACACCATGATCCTAAGAATTACCCGGAATACCACCATTTTGGTTTCCGATGTGCGAAAGATTAA